One genomic region from Chloroherpetonaceae bacterium encodes:
- the rplX gene encoding 50S ribosomal protein L24, whose protein sequence is MKLGTIRPKVHVKKNDNVQVIAGNDKGKTGKVLRVIPEENRVIIEGVNVRKKHQRPTRTQPQGAIVEREMPIHASNVKKV, encoded by the coding sequence ACCATAAGACCAAAAGTACACGTTAAAAAGAACGACAACGTTCAAGTTATTGCAGGTAACGACAAAGGTAAAACCGGAAAAGTTCTTCGTGTTATTCCGGAAGAAAACCGCGTCATTATTGAAGGCGTCAATGTACGAAAAAAGCATCAGCGTCCAACAAGGACACAACCTCAAGGGGCTATTGTTGAACGAGAAATGCCAATTCATGCATCAAATGTGAAAAAAGTTTAA
- the rplE gene encoding 50S ribosomal protein L5, with product MAEKEQKKSKKKQEEAARVVVPLSNEPAPKPRLALKYKEEVVKKLMDQFKYDNVMMVPRLKKISINIGVGEAASDPKLLETAVKELSQISGQKPDIRKSKKAISNFKLRENQAIGCRVTLRKEKMYEFLDRLISLAIPRIRDFKGVSDSSFDGRGNYTLGIREQIIFPEIDIDKVPKISGMDVTFVTNAQTDEEAYALLKELGMPFRKKN from the coding sequence ATGGCCGAAAAAGAACAAAAAAAATCGAAAAAAAAGCAGGAGGAAGCCGCGCGCGTAGTGGTACCGCTTTCTAATGAACCTGCACCAAAGCCAAGGCTTGCATTAAAGTATAAGGAAGAAGTTGTCAAGAAATTGATGGACCAATTCAAGTACGACAATGTGATGATGGTCCCGAGGTTAAAAAAAATCAGCATCAACATTGGTGTTGGTGAAGCAGCAAGCGATCCAAAGTTACTTGAAACGGCTGTTAAGGAATTAAGTCAAATTAGCGGGCAAAAACCAGATATTCGCAAATCGAAAAAAGCGATTTCAAATTTCAAGCTTCGTGAAAATCAAGCCATTGGTTGCCGCGTTACGCTCAGAAAAGAAAAAATGTACGAATTTCTTGACCGCTTAATTTCTTTAGCGATACCACGTATTCGAGATTTCAAAGGGGTGAGTGATAGCAGTTTTGACGGAAGAGGAAATTATACGTTAGGAATTCGTGAGCAAATTATTTTTCCAGAAATCGATATCGATAAAGTGCCAAAAATCTCAGGTATGGATGTTACTTTTGTGACAAATGCACAAACAGATGAAGAAGCGTATGCACTATTGAAGGAATTAGGCATGCCCTTTAGAAAAAAGAATTAA
- the rpsN gene encoding 30S ribosomal protein S14, with the protein MAKKSVVVRNEKRKAMVEKYAAIREELKKKGDVEAIRELPRNSSPTRVRNRCSMTGRPRGVYKKFMLCRHQFRDMALSGKIPGMKKASW; encoded by the coding sequence ATGGCGAAGAAAAGCGTTGTGGTTCGTAACGAAAAACGCAAAGCGATGGTTGAAAAATACGCTGCGATTCGTGAAGAGCTGAAGAAAAAGGGTGATGTTGAAGCAATTCGAGAATTACCTCGAAACAGTTCACCGACTCGGGTTAGAAACCGTTGCAGTATGACAGGTCGGCCTAGAGGTGTGTATAAAAAATTTATGTTATGCCGTCATCAATTTCGTGATATGGCACTTTCCGGTAAGATACCGGGTATGAAAAAAGCAAGCTGGTAA